From one Bacteroides eggerthii genomic stretch:
- a CDS encoding GNAT family N-acetyltransferase — translation MDSKQIDVMVADASHEVYVDKILDTIREAAKVRGTGIAERTHEYVATKMKEGKAIIALCGEEFAGFTYIESWGNKQYVATSGLIVHPEYRGLGLAKRIKTASFRLARLRWPKAKIFSLTSGAAVMKMNTELGYVPVTFNELTDDESFWKGCEGCINHDILVAKNRKFCICTAMLYDPKLHEEDKI, via the coding sequence ATGGATTCGAAACAAATTGATGTGATGGTGGCTGATGCCTCACATGAGGTTTATGTGGACAAGATTTTGGATACCATCCGAGAAGCAGCCAAAGTACGTGGAACCGGTATAGCAGAGCGTACCCATGAATATGTAGCTACTAAAATGAAAGAAGGGAAAGCCATTATAGCTTTATGCGGAGAAGAGTTTGCCGGCTTCACCTATATAGAAAGCTGGGGAAACAAGCAGTATGTAGCAACATCAGGACTCATTGTGCACCCTGAATATCGTGGCTTGGGACTGGCCAAACGCATTAAGACGGCATCTTTCCGCCTGGCACGCCTGCGATGGCCTAAAGCCAAGATTTTCAGTCTGACCAGTGGAGCAGCCGTCATGAAAATGAATACCGAATTAGGCTATGTACCTGTTACGTTCAATGAACTGACAGACGACGAGTCTTTCTGGAAAGGTTGTGAAGGCTGCATCAACCACGATATATTAGTAGCCAAAAACCGGAAGTTCTGCATTTGTACAGCAATGCTCTACGACCCGAAATTACACGAAGAAGATAAAATATAA
- the argR gene encoding arginine repressor, which translates to MKKKANRLDAIKMIISSKEISSQEELLQALGKEGFELTQATLSRDLKQLKVAKAANMNGKYVYVLPNNIMYKRNNAQSASEMLMTSGFVSLHFSKNIAVIRTRPGYASSMAYDIDNRECPAILGTIAGDDTIMMVLHEAASHEEVRVFLSQIIPNME; encoded by the coding sequence ATGAAAAAGAAAGCTAATCGGTTAGATGCCATCAAAATGATCATCTCAAGCAAAGAAATCAGCTCACAAGAAGAACTGTTACAAGCTTTAGGGAAAGAAGGCTTTGAACTGACTCAAGCCACCTTGTCACGCGACTTAAAACAACTGAAAGTAGCCAAAGCTGCCAATATGAACGGGAAATATGTATATGTACTGCCCAACAACATCATGTACAAACGCAACAACGCCCAAAGCGCAAGCGAAATGCTGATGACCAGCGGATTCGTCTCACTCCATTTCTCCAAGAATATTGCCGTTATCCGCACCCGCCCCGGCTACGCCAGTAGCATGGCCTACGACATTGACAATCGCGAATGCCCTGCCATACTGGGCACGATTGCCGGAGACGACACAATTATGATGGTCCTGCATGAAGCTGCATCCCATGAAGAGGTACGCGTGTTTCTGTCACAAATCATTCCCAACATGGAGTAA
- a CDS encoding HU family DNA-binding protein, with product MFYKKSRAKVGGKYKWFPRACVNKHTVNTQDLGEAISRRCTVTPADVHAVIRSLPEVMSFFMENGNSVHLDGLGSFYYKLSCAGNGVDTPEEVSREQVKAVRVQFIPERRKKCGKYCRALGEGVELVKLGD from the coding sequence ATGTTTTATAAAAAGAGTCGCGCCAAAGTAGGCGGGAAATACAAATGGTTTCCCCGCGCATGTGTCAACAAACACACAGTCAATACGCAGGATTTGGGAGAAGCCATCAGCCGGAGGTGTACGGTTACGCCTGCGGATGTGCATGCGGTGATCCGTTCATTGCCCGAAGTCATGTCGTTCTTTATGGAGAACGGCAACAGTGTCCATCTGGACGGGCTTGGCTCTTTCTATTACAAACTGAGCTGTGCGGGCAACGGAGTGGATACGCCCGAAGAGGTCAGCAGGGAGCAAGTGAAAGCTGTTCGCGTACAGTTCATCCCTGAACGCCGTAAGAAATGCGGTAAGTATTGCCGGGCCTTGGGCGAAGGGGTGGAACTGGTGAAATTAGGCGATTAG
- the rhaB gene encoding rhamnulokinase, with protein sequence MKQCFFAVDLGATSGRTILGTFTPEGLEMEDVNRFPNRLIETGGHFYWDIYELYRNIIEGLKIVAQRGDVEITSIGIDTWGVDFVCVGKDGGFIRQPYSYRDPHTVGASDIFFRKVPRKQVYEWTGIQVMNFNSLFQLDTLRRNDDSALAAADKLLFIPDALSYMLTGEMVTEYTIASTAQLINAKTRKFEDALLYEIGLTRSNFGRFVYPGDKVGVLTKEVQTMTGLGAIPVIAVAGHDTASAVASVPAVNRNFAYLSSGTWSLMGVETDAPVITEETEALNFTNEGGVEGTIRLLKNICGMWLLERCRTAWGETSYPELISEANASEPFRSLINPDDALFANPADMEQAIKNYCSDHRQPVPQTRGQVVRCIFESLALRYRQVLDNLRTLSPCQVETLHVIGGGSRNDLLNQWTANAIGIPVVAGPSEATAIGNVMIQALTAGTAKDISSMRRLINGSIPLKTFYPEDTEMWDAAYLHFKQMTMITNN encoded by the coding sequence ATGAAACAATGTTTTTTTGCGGTCGATTTGGGCGCTACCAGTGGCCGTACTATCTTGGGAACCTTCACGCCGGAGGGATTGGAAATGGAAGACGTAAACCGTTTCCCGAACCGTTTGATTGAAACCGGCGGACATTTCTACTGGGATATCTATGAACTTTACCGGAATATTATCGAAGGGCTGAAAATAGTCGCTCAAAGGGGTGATGTTGAGATTACCTCTATCGGCATTGATACATGGGGAGTGGATTTTGTCTGTGTGGGGAAAGACGGAGGTTTCATTCGTCAGCCTTATTCTTATAGAGATCCTCATACCGTCGGAGCATCTGACATATTCTTTAGGAAAGTTCCCCGTAAACAGGTTTATGAGTGGACGGGCATCCAGGTAATGAACTTCAACTCCTTGTTCCAGCTTGATACATTGAGGCGTAATGATGACAGTGCATTGGCTGCTGCTGATAAACTGCTTTTCATACCGGATGCTTTGAGTTATATGCTGACCGGTGAAATGGTGACAGAGTATACCATTGCAAGTACTGCACAGTTGATCAATGCGAAAACCCGTAAGTTTGAAGATGCTTTACTGTATGAAATAGGTCTTACAAGATCCAATTTCGGCCGCTTCGTCTATCCGGGAGACAAAGTCGGTGTATTGACAAAAGAAGTGCAGACCATGACCGGGCTTGGCGCTATACCCGTAATAGCTGTGGCAGGGCATGACACAGCCTCGGCAGTTGCTTCAGTCCCTGCCGTAAATCGTAATTTTGCTTATTTAAGTAGCGGCACCTGGTCGCTGATGGGAGTGGAGACGGATGCTCCGGTTATTACAGAGGAAACAGAGGCTCTGAACTTCACCAATGAAGGCGGTGTGGAAGGGACGATTCGTTTATTGAAGAACATCTGCGGAATGTGGCTGTTGGAACGTTGCCGCACTGCATGGGGGGAAACTTCTTATCCGGAGCTCATATCCGAAGCAAATGCAAGTGAGCCTTTTCGTAGTCTGATCAATCCGGATGATGCTCTGTTTGCCAATCCGGCCGATATGGAACAGGCCATAAAGAACTACTGCTCGGATCATCGCCAGCCTGTTCCGCAAACGAGAGGGCAGGTAGTACGCTGCATATTCGAAAGCCTTGCTTTGCGCTACCGTCAAGTATTGGACAATCTTCGTACCCTTTCTCCTTGTCAGGTAGAAACCCTTCATGTGATTGGCGGCGGAAGCCGTAATGATTTGTTGAATCAATGGACCGCTAATGCAATTGGTATTCCCGTTGTTGCAGGTCCTTCTGAGGCGACCGCAATCGGCAACGTCATGATTCAGGCATTAACAGCCGGAACGGCAAAAGACATTTCCTCCATGCGCCGGCTCATCAACGGCTCCATTCCTTTAAAAACTTTCTATCCGGAAGATACGGAAATGTGGGATGCTGCGTACTTGCACTTTAAGCAGATGACAATGATAACCAACAATTAA
- a CDS encoding L-rhamnose isomerase — MKEELITKAYEVAKERYAALGVDVEKVMEQLQKVAISMHCWQADDVIGFESGGSLTGGIQTTGNYPGKARNMEELRNDILKAASYIPGKHRLNLHEIYGDFDGAFVDRDQVEVKHFESWMQWAAENGMKLDFNSTSFSHPKSGNLSLSNPDKGIRDFWIEHTKRCRAIAEEMGRRQGDPCIMNLWVHDGSKDVTVNRMKYRELFKDSLDRIFATEYKNMKDCLESKVFGIGLESYTVGSNEFCVGYSVQHQKLITIDTGHFHPTESAADKVSSMLLFVPELMLHVSRPIRWDSDHVTIMDDPTLELFQEIVRCNALDRVHIGLDYFDASINRIGAYVIGTRAAQKCMLRALLEPLAKLREYEAAGQGFQRLALLEEAKALPWNAVWDMFCLKNNVPVGEEFIPEIEKYEVEVTSKRN; from the coding sequence ATGAAAGAAGAATTGATAACAAAAGCCTATGAGGTAGCCAAAGAACGCTATGCGGCTTTGGGTGTGGATGTAGAAAAAGTGATGGAGCAACTCCAGAAGGTGGCGATATCCATGCATTGTTGGCAGGCCGATGATGTTATCGGGTTTGAGTCGGGTGGCTCATTGACCGGTGGTATCCAAACGACAGGAAATTATCCGGGTAAGGCCCGTAACATGGAAGAACTGCGTAATGACATCTTGAAAGCCGCTTCTTATATCCCGGGTAAGCATCGCTTGAATCTGCACGAGATTTATGGTGACTTTGACGGTGCGTTTGTCGACCGCGACCAGGTAGAAGTGAAACATTTTGAGAGTTGGATGCAATGGGCTGCTGAAAATGGCATGAAGCTGGATTTCAACTCAACGTCTTTCTCGCATCCGAAAAGCGGTAACCTGTCTTTGTCTAACCCCGATAAGGGCATTCGTGATTTCTGGATCGAGCATACCAAGCGTTGTCGTGCCATTGCAGAGGAAATGGGACGCAGACAAGGGGATCCCTGTATCATGAACCTTTGGGTGCACGATGGCAGCAAAGATGTTACGGTTAATCGTATGAAATATCGCGAACTGTTTAAGGACTCTCTCGACCGGATTTTTGCTACGGAGTATAAAAATATGAAGGATTGTTTGGAATCTAAAGTGTTCGGCATCGGCTTGGAAAGCTATACGGTAGGTTCTAATGAGTTCTGTGTGGGATATAGCGTGCAACATCAGAAACTCATCACTATCGATACGGGACATTTTCACCCGACGGAAAGTGCCGCAGACAAAGTATCGTCTATGTTGTTGTTCGTTCCGGAATTGATGCTTCATGTCAGCCGGCCGATACGTTGGGATTCCGACCATGTGACTATTATGGATGATCCTACATTGGAACTCTTCCAAGAGATTGTTCGTTGCAATGCTTTGGATCGCGTACATATTGGTCTCGACTATTTCGATGCTTCCATTAATCGTATTGGCGCTTATGTCATCGGTACTCGTGCTGCGCAAAAGTGTATGTTGCGTGCGTTGTTGGAGCCATTGGCCAAGCTTCGTGAGTATGAAGCCGCCGGTCAGGGTTTCCAGCGCCTGGCTTTGTTGGAAGAGGCAAAGGCCCTGCCTTGGAATGCTGTTTGGGATATGTTCTGCTTGAAGAATAATGTTCCGGTAGGCGAAGAGTTTATACCTGAGATAGAGAAATATGAAGTTGAAGTTACATCAAAACGTAACTGA
- the rhaT gene encoding L-rhamnose/proton symporter RhaT, with the protein MNTLIGLLIIAIGSFGQSSSYVPINKVKGWSWESFWLIQGVFAWLVFPLLGALLAIPAGSNLIELWGTGGALPAIVYGVLWGVGGLTFGLSMRYLGVALGQSIALGTCAGFGTLFPALFAGKDLLHGDGLMLLIGVCITLAGIAVIGYAGSLRSKNMSEEEKKAAVKDFALTKGLLVALLAGVMSACFALGLDAGTPIKDAALAGGVAPLYAGLPVIFLVTLGGFFTNAVYCIQQNVKNKTGKEYLSVKGNTFINNLLFCALAGVLWYSQFFGLEMGKSFLGGSPILLAFSWSILMSLNVTFSNVWGILLKEWKGCGSRTIGVLLLGLVILVTSIIVVAMAQA; encoded by the coding sequence ATGAATACACTAATAGGATTGTTGATCATCGCTATTGGCAGTTTTGGACAAAGCAGTTCATATGTGCCTATCAATAAAGTTAAAGGTTGGTCTTGGGAAAGCTTCTGGTTGATACAGGGTGTTTTTGCCTGGCTTGTTTTTCCGTTGTTGGGAGCCTTGCTTGCCATTCCGGCTGGCAGCAATCTGATTGAACTCTGGGGAACCGGTGGCGCATTGCCGGCCATTGTCTATGGCGTCCTTTGGGGAGTAGGCGGCCTGACGTTCGGATTGAGTATGCGCTATCTGGGTGTCGCTTTGGGGCAAAGTATCGCTTTGGGCACTTGTGCCGGTTTTGGAACTCTGTTTCCTGCTTTGTTTGCCGGAAAGGATTTGTTGCATGGCGACGGGTTGATGCTCCTTATTGGTGTCTGTATTACTTTGGCGGGAATTGCGGTTATTGGTTATGCCGGCAGTTTGCGCTCCAAGAATATGAGTGAAGAGGAAAAAAAGGCGGCAGTAAAGGACTTCGCATTGACAAAGGGATTGCTGGTCGCTTTGCTGGCGGGGGTGATGAGTGCATGCTTTGCTCTTGGGCTGGATGCCGGAACACCTATTAAAGATGCGGCATTGGCGGGTGGTGTTGCTCCGTTGTATGCCGGGCTTCCTGTTATCTTTCTGGTTACCCTGGGAGGCTTCTTTACCAATGCGGTTTATTGTATTCAGCAGAATGTAAAAAACAAGACCGGTAAGGAATATTTGTCGGTTAAGGGGAATACATTTATAAATAACCTTTTGTTCTGTGCCCTTGCCGGTGTTCTGTGGTATTCACAATTCTTTGGACTGGAAATGGGCAAGAGCTTTTTGGGCGGCAGTCCGATATTGCTTGCTTTTTCCTGGAGCATACTGATGTCGTTGAATGTGACATTCAGCAATGTTTGGGGAATCTTGCTGAAAGAGTGGAAAGGGTGTGGATCTCGTACCATTGGTGTGCTGTTGCTGGGATTGGTGATTCTTGTCACTTCCATTATTGTAGTGGCAATGGCGCAAGCATAA
- a CDS encoding IS5 family transposase, producing the protein MYSTDLEETQWQVIKKILNLQERKRKYNLREIWNSIFYLVKTGCQWRMLPSHFAPWELVYYYYRKWSSMGEFDLLLNNLREKVRVKQGQKAEASVGIMDSQSVRWGDNRSLNGIDGNKKVKGIKRHVVVDKNGFLIAVMVTIACVHDGKAAYLLARCLKELCCNIKVILADAGYRGEVAAKIKKVFGYALEVIVSGNKSNGFKPIGKRWIVERTFSWFDNYRRLCRNYEFTFDSAEEMVKLAAIRMLLNKI; encoded by the coding sequence ATGTATTCGACGGATTTAGAAGAAACACAGTGGCAAGTTATCAAGAAAATCTTGAACCTGCAAGAAAGAAAACGAAAATATAATTTGCGTGAGATATGGAATTCCATCTTCTATCTCGTGAAAACGGGTTGCCAATGGCGTATGCTCCCCTCCCATTTTGCCCCTTGGGAACTGGTTTATTACTATTATCGCAAATGGTCTTCCATGGGTGAATTTGACTTGTTGCTGAATAATTTACGTGAGAAAGTCCGTGTCAAGCAAGGTCAAAAAGCCGAAGCGAGCGTGGGTATTATGGACAGTCAAAGCGTCCGCTGGGGTGATAACCGTTCTCTCAATGGCATTGACGGCAATAAGAAGGTGAAGGGCATTAAGCGTCATGTTGTCGTGGACAAGAACGGTTTCCTGATAGCTGTCATGGTAACAATAGCTTGCGTACATGACGGAAAGGCCGCTTACCTGTTGGCCAGATGTTTGAAGGAGCTTTGTTGCAATATCAAAGTTATCTTGGCGGATGCCGGATATAGGGGAGAAGTGGCTGCCAAAATTAAAAAAGTTTTCGGATATGCGCTTGAAGTCATTGTAAGCGGAAACAAGTCAAACGGCTTTAAACCAATAGGAAAGAGATGGATTGTGGAAAGAACTTTCTCATGGTTTGATAATTATAGGAGGCTCTGCCGAAACTACGAATTTACGTTCGATTCGGCAGAGGAGATGGTGAAACTTGCTGCAATAAGAATGTTGCTGAACAAAATTTAA
- the rhaD gene encoding rhamnulose-1-phosphate aldolase: MKSILENRPALAREVNQVAEVAGYLWQKGWAERNGGNITLNITEYIDDEIRSLPAISEVKQIGKKLPFLKGCYFYCKGTQMRMRDLARWPMENGSVIRILDDCSSYVIIADKPVMPTSELPSHLAVHNYLIGKGSPYRASLHTHPIELIAMTHNKKFMEKDVATNLLWSMIPETKAFCPRGLGMIPYELPSSVKLADATIEALSDYDVAMWEKHGVFAVDVDIMSAFDQIDVLNKSALIYIASKNMGFEPDGMSREQMKEMTKAFNLPK, translated from the coding sequence ATGAAATCAATTCTTGAAAATCGTCCTGCCTTGGCTCGTGAAGTCAATCAGGTGGCAGAAGTGGCTGGTTACCTTTGGCAAAAAGGGTGGGCGGAACGTAATGGAGGTAATATAACTCTGAATATTACGGAATATATAGATGATGAAATCAGAAGCCTTCCGGCTATCAGTGAGGTGAAGCAAATAGGGAAAAAACTTCCTTTTCTGAAGGGATGTTATTTCTATTGTAAAGGGACTCAGATGCGCATGCGCGATTTAGCGCGCTGGCCCATGGAGAATGGCTCGGTAATTCGTATTCTGGACGATTGTTCCAGTTATGTGATTATTGCCGATAAACCGGTGATGCCGACATCGGAGTTGCCTTCCCATCTTGCGGTTCATAATTATCTGATTGGAAAGGGTTCTCCTTATAGAGCGTCTTTGCATACGCATCCTATTGAGCTTATTGCTATGACCCACAATAAGAAGTTCATGGAAAAAGATGTGGCTACTAATTTGCTTTGGAGCATGATTCCGGAAACAAAAGCCTTCTGTCCACGTGGCTTGGGAATGATTCCTTACGAGTTGCCGAGTTCTGTGAAATTGGCCGATGCTACTATCGAGGCTTTGAGTGATTATGATGTAGCCATGTGGGAAAAGCATGGGGTTTTTGCAGTGGATGTAGATATAATGTCTGCTTTCGACCAGATAGATGTATTAAATAAATCTGCGCTGATTTACATTGCTTCCAAGAACATGGGCTTCGAACCGGATGGTATGAGTCGGGAGCAGATGAAAGAGATGACTAAGGCTTTTAATTTACCTAAATAA
- the fucO gene encoding lactaldehyde reductase, whose product MYRMILNETSYFGAGCRETIAVEAMRRGFKKAFFVTDKDLIKFKVADKIIEVFEKNHIPYELFCDVKANPTIANVQKGVDAFKASGADFIVALGGGSSIDTAKGIGIVVNNPDFADVKSLEGVAATRYKAVPTFALPTTAGTAAEVTINYVIIDEDAKKKMVCVDPNDIPAVAIVDPELMYSMPKGLTAATGMDALTHAIESYITPGAWAMSDMFELKAIEMIAANLKAAVDNGNDVVAREAMSQAQYIAGMGFSNVGLGIVHSMAHPLGAHYDTPHGVANALLLPYVMEYNAESPAAPKYINIAKAMGVNTDGMTELEGVRAAVEAVRNLSLSIGIPQKLHEINVREEDLHQLAIDAFNDVCTGGNPRSTSVEEIEELYRKAF is encoded by the coding sequence ATGTATAGGATGATATTGAACGAAACCTCTTATTTTGGAGCAGGCTGTCGCGAGACAATCGCGGTGGAAGCTATGCGCAGAGGTTTCAAGAAAGCATTTTTTGTGACAGACAAGGACTTGATTAAATTCAAGGTAGCAGATAAGATTATTGAAGTTTTTGAGAAGAATCATATTCCTTATGAGCTTTTCTGCGATGTAAAAGCTAATCCTACTATTGCTAATGTGCAGAAAGGTGTGGATGCTTTTAAGGCATCGGGTGCTGATTTTATTGTGGCTTTGGGTGGAGGCTCTTCCATTGATACGGCAAAGGGCATTGGCATTGTAGTGAATAATCCGGATTTTGCAGATGTGAAATCGCTGGAAGGTGTGGCTGCAACCCGCTATAAGGCTGTTCCGACTTTTGCTTTGCCCACAACGGCAGGAACTGCGGCTGAGGTCACTATTAATTATGTGATAATTGATGAAGATGCAAAGAAGAAGATGGTTTGTGTAGACCCCAATGATATTCCGGCTGTGGCAATTGTAGATCCTGAATTGATGTATTCTATGCCGAAGGGTCTGACGGCGGCAACAGGTATGGATGCCTTGACGCATGCTATCGAAAGCTACATAACTCCGGGGGCTTGGGCTATGTCGGATATGTTTGAACTGAAGGCTATTGAAATGATTGCTGCCAATTTGAAAGCGGCTGTCGATAATGGTAATGATGTGGTTGCCCGCGAAGCTATGTCTCAAGCACAATATATTGCCGGCATGGGATTCAGTAATGTCGGTTTGGGCATCGTTCATTCAATGGCGCATCCGTTGGGAGCTCATTATGACACTCCGCATGGTGTTGCCAATGCATTACTTTTGCCGTATGTAATGGAATATAATGCAGAATCTCCGGCTGCTCCGAAATATATCAATATAGCTAAAGCTATGGGAGTGAATACGGATGGCATGACCGAGCTCGAAGGTGTGCGTGCAGCAGTGGAGGCAGTCCGGAACTTATCGTTGAGTATCGGTATTCCTCAAAAGCTGCATGAAATCAATGTGAGAGAAGAAGACTTGCATCAATTGGCTATTGACGCTTTCAATGATGTTTGTACAGGGGGTAATCCTCGTTCCACTTCTGTCGAGGAAATTGAAGAATTATACCGTAAGGCTTTTTAA
- a CDS encoding helix-turn-helix transcriptional regulator produces MIKDYNDLGVEFKYLIVNDMDRKYGLWANTVGFQSIQPNSPYPLRDHPSGYFFNTQKGRVLREYQFVYITKGRGVFASENTPEKPLCRGRLIVLFPGQWHTYHPYRQTGWNEYYIGFEGPVIDNLMKNGFLSKDNQVLEVGLNEELVSLFSRALEIAEADKISSQQYLAGIVLHMMGMILSVSKNKIFEIGDIDQKIEQAKIIMNENVFNNIDPEELAMRLNISYSWFRKVFRDYTGYAPAKYFQELKLRKAKQLLLSTSQSVKEISFMLAYKSTEHFFASFKKRTGFTPLEYRSFGRETDAENEY; encoded by the coding sequence ATGATTAAGGACTACAATGATTTAGGAGTAGAATTCAAGTATCTTATTGTAAATGATATGGACCGGAAGTATGGCCTGTGGGCGAATACTGTGGGGTTTCAGTCCATTCAGCCGAATTCTCCCTATCCTTTAAGAGATCATCCCTCGGGTTATTTTTTTAATACACAGAAAGGGCGTGTCCTACGCGAATATCAGTTTGTCTATATAACAAAAGGCCGAGGGGTGTTTGCTTCGGAGAATACACCGGAGAAACCACTATGCAGAGGTCGTTTGATAGTTCTTTTCCCCGGGCAATGGCATACTTATCACCCTTATCGGCAGACCGGTTGGAATGAATATTATATAGGTTTCGAAGGGCCTGTTATTGACAATCTGATGAAAAATGGTTTCTTGTCTAAGGATAACCAGGTGCTTGAAGTCGGTTTGAACGAAGAACTGGTATCTCTTTTTTCCCGGGCTTTGGAGATTGCGGAGGCCGATAAAATATCTTCCCAGCAATATCTTGCCGGTATCGTTTTACATATGATGGGGATGATACTGTCTGTTTCTAAGAATAAGATTTTTGAGATAGGCGATATTGATCAGAAAATAGAGCAGGCTAAGATTATTATGAATGAAAATGTCTTTAATAATATTGATCCGGAAGAATTGGCTATGAGGCTAAATATTAGTTATTCTTGGTTCAGGAAGGTGTTTAGGGACTATACCGGTTATGCTCCTGCCAAATATTTCCAAGAATTGAAATTGCGGAAAGCTAAACAATTATTGCTTAGTACCTCTCAGTCCGTCAAAGAGATTTCTTTTATGCTTGCTTATAAATCCACCGAACATTTTTTTGCCTCATTTAAGAAGCGTACCGGTTTCACTCCATTGGAATATCGTTCTTTTGGCAGGGAGACTGATGCGGAGAATGAATATTGA
- a CDS encoding recombinase family protein has protein sequence MKTAVILARVSTMAQDFDRQVDELKSYALNNDLNIMKIFANKISGAKSNDERCEIIELIQYVKENHVDKVLVLEISRLGRNTLEALKVIELLNHEKICLCVKNYNIETLDSLGNINPMAQFLITILLEVARMERATIRQRMESGYAHHIQNGGVVGRKPGYRKTISEMKEQYKEEIKLLKRNYSLRNVSKLTGTSVNTLRKLVGLM, from the coding sequence ATGAAAACAGCAGTAATTTTAGCACGAGTAAGTACAATGGCGCAAGATTTTGACCGTCAGGTTGATGAGCTGAAATCTTATGCATTGAATAATGATTTGAATATAATGAAAATATTTGCTAATAAAATTAGTGGAGCTAAAAGTAATGATGAACGTTGTGAAATCATTGAACTGATACAGTATGTAAAAGAAAACCACGTTGATAAAGTATTGGTACTTGAAATCAGCCGCTTAGGACGGAATACGCTGGAGGCTCTGAAAGTGATTGAGTTACTTAACCATGAGAAAATTTGTTTATGTGTAAAGAATTATAATATCGAAACGCTGGATAGCTTGGGAAATATTAATCCAATGGCACAATTCCTTATTACTATCTTACTGGAAGTTGCCAGAATGGAACGTGCTACAATTCGACAACGAATGGAAAGCGGATATGCACATCATATACAAAATGGTGGGGTTGTTGGACGTAAACCTGGTTATCGTAAAACTATATCGGAGATGAAAGAACAGTATAAAGAAGAAATTAAACTGTTGAAAAGAAATTACTCTTTAAGAAATGTGTCTAAATTGACTGGTACGAGTGTAAATACTCTTCGTAAATTAGTCGGTTTAATGTAA